From the Candidatus Poribacteria bacterium genome, the window GAAAATCGCATGAAAGCTGGCACGGACAGTGCCATCCGTCCAAAGGAACTGTCACAGAAGCTGCAGCAATGGCTGCCCAATTTTTTTCGAGGGATCAAGATCGCTCCCCAAGATTTACGTTTCGACTATTTTCCTGAACTCGCTGACTTTGAAACAGAACCTTTATCAGAGCCGGTTGATTCACGCGAGGAAAACGCACTTGATGCCCTTGCCGACATGAAACCGAAACGACGCCTCCGTGGTCTTGAACTGCTAGCACAGCTTGAACATGAAGATCTCTATGAATGGTGCACGCTATTACTCTCGGATGAATCAGTAGAGGTTCGCATTGCGGCCTTACAAACGATAGTCCATTGCGACGACGGAGATCCGGAGGTACTCCTGCCCCTTGCCAAATCTCAAAACAAACGAATTCGGGCAGCAGCGATTGCCGCACTTGCCAAACATTCCGCCGAAGACGCCCCCCACTGGTTTGAGCGAGGATTAAAAGACCGTGAGCCGTGCGTACGCCTTGAGACCGCCTCCCTGCTTCAAACGCTGGATGCAATCGAACACCGTAAAATCTTTGAACTTGCACTCTATGATCCCAACCCTGCAATCAAACGTCTTGCAGAAAAACTCACTTCAGGGAAAGGTTATGCAGATACGAGGTAAGAGTGATGAAATTGACGCTTTAGCGAAGAGGCTTCACCT encodes:
- a CDS encoding HEAT repeat domain-containing protein, translating into MKFYHGTTLQNAIRIAEMGFLPRKGVVWFTTSKHRAQRRAKQKARKTASPPFVFTCEINVQELYNRLGKHLVMRSKGFLAIRRRVPPTRWVSQILQGESYENISPNHPGINRLSRWVENRMKAGTDSAIRPKELSQKLQQWLPNFFRGIKIAPQDLRFDYFPELADFETEPLSEPVDSREENALDALADMKPKRRLRGLELLAQLEHEDLYEWCTLLLSDESVEVRIAALQTIVHCDDGDPEVLLPLAKSQNKRIRAAAIAALAKHSAEDAPHWFERGLKDREPCVRLETASLLQTLDAIEHRKIFELALYDPNPAIKRLAEKLTSGKGYADTR